In the Arachis ipaensis cultivar K30076 chromosome B10, Araip1.1, whole genome shotgun sequence genome, one interval contains:
- the LOC107620625 gene encoding uncharacterized protein LOC107620625, translated as MPLYAKFLKELINKKRSWHENEIILLTEECRALIQKGLPPKLEDPGSFLLPCTIGSMIINKAMCDLGASINLMPSFMVRKLCIEEVKPIQMSLELVDKSVICPRGVIENLLVKVDKFIFPVDFVVLDSDEDEGDSIILGRPFLATARAIIDVEQGELTLRMHDKSITLNVFPETQLRDEKKNCIEIDKEDLQ; from the coding sequence ATGCCTCTATATGCCAAATTTCTGAAAGAGCTTAttaacaagaagaggagttggcatGAGAACGAAATTAtactgctcactgaagaatgcagggcATTAATTCAAAAAGGGCTTCCACCTAAACTTGAAGATCCTGGAAGTTTTCTTCTACCTTGTACCATCGGCAGTATGATTATAAACAAGGCAATGTGTGACTTAGGGGCTAGTATCAATCTGATGCCCTCCTTTATGGTGAGAAAGCTGTGTATAGAGGAAGTGAAGCCAATACAAATGTCTCTAGAATTAGTGGACAAGTCAGTGATCTGTCCCAGGggtgtgattgaaaaccttctagttAAGGTGGACAAATTCATATTCCCTGTAGACTTTGTGGTCTTAGACTCAGATGAGGATGAAGGTGATTCCATTATATTGgggagaccattcttggccactgctagggccattATAGACGTGGAGCAGGGAGAGCTAACCCTCAGAATGCATGATAAAAGCATCACCTTGAATGTCTTTCCAGAGACACAGCTCAGAGATGAAAAGAAAAACTGCATAGAAATTGACAAAGAGGACTTGCAGTAG